One Macrobrachium rosenbergii isolate ZJJX-2024 chromosome 10, ASM4041242v1, whole genome shotgun sequence DNA window includes the following coding sequences:
- the LOC136842960 gene encoding thrombospondin-2-like produces MVNVGCGGGDDGDFDVMVIEFGCDGDDFNVGVVDDVDGDFDVDCDVGDDDFDVDCTVDGDFDVDCDGDDDVGNVHGDFDVDCNVHGDVDCDVDVDGVDCDDDVYVVDCGVDDVDGDDDCDAYDVDGADCDDVDVDGVGCDVMCIVHLCLPK; encoded by the exons ATGGTGAATGTTGGTTGTGGgggtggtgatgatggtgattttGATGTGATGGTGATTG AATTTGGTTGTGATGGTGATGATTTTAATGTTGGTGTTgttgatgatgttgatggtgatTTTGATGTTGATtgtgatgttggtgatgatgattttgatgttGATTGTACTGTTGATGGTGATTTTGATGTTGattgtgatggtgatgatgatgttggtaatGTTCATGGTGATTTTGATGTTGATTGTAATGTTCATGGTGATGTTGATtgtgatgttgatgttgatggcGTTGACTGTGATGATGATGTTTATGTCGTTGATTGTGGTGTTGATGacgttgatggtgatgatgattgtgaTGCATATGATGTTGATGGTGCTGATTGTGATGATGTTGACGTTGATGGTGTTGGTTGTGATGTGATGTGTATTGTGCATCTCTGCCTTCCCAAATGA